In a genomic window of Thermodesulfobacteriota bacterium:
- a CDS encoding rhomboid family intramembrane serine protease encodes MLIIPLTGKISWRNPPAVTICIILLNCLVFFYFQSSDKEIFHEANEYYFESELAKIEVQRYIEYAKQKVKNNPDLHQHQELDEETLVRYHIEMDKDFDFLKRLRNDKIITGEDPVYAKWKRLRSIYEEKLSKVVFIGYGFRPAYKSLTTSFTYMFLHGGFGHLLGNMIFLWIVGCVLELGCGRILYTGIYLLGGLLSVGVFWLVYMQSTVPLVGASGAIAGLMGTFTVLFGKKKVNIFYSLGFYFNYVKVPAIILLPIWIGNELYQLFFGGISQVAYVAHIGGLMGGAILGFISLKFPLILDENIFREDPKDEITPLIEKALQSISELDMKQGRKLLNQVLEKEPGNLTALTHLYNVEKHTPESLRFHETAKKLLSLLIQNNESPKTAYNIFQEYISLSNRPKLSPQLYLSISIICIDTGHFENAKRILAILLKKKSILPGISMALLKLANGYRQKGMHDHWRKVLVLIGSKYPDTPEAQIAKKALNG; translated from the coding sequence ATGTTAATCATACCTTTGACAGGAAAAATAAGCTGGCGGAATCCTCCCGCTGTCACTATTTGTATTATATTATTAAATTGCCTGGTTTTCTTTTATTTTCAATCCTCCGATAAAGAAATATTTCATGAGGCCAATGAGTATTACTTCGAATCTGAATTGGCTAAAATTGAAGTACAACGATATATTGAGTACGCCAAACAAAAAGTAAAAAATAATCCCGATCTTCATCAGCACCAGGAGCTGGATGAAGAAACCCTTGTCCGCTATCATATTGAAATGGACAAAGATTTCGACTTTCTAAAAAGACTCCGCAACGATAAAATCATTACCGGCGAAGATCCCGTGTATGCAAAATGGAAGAGGTTAAGAAGCATCTATGAAGAAAAACTTTCCAAGGTTGTATTTATTGGCTATGGTTTCAGGCCGGCTTATAAATCATTAACCACCTCTTTTACTTACATGTTTCTCCACGGAGGTTTTGGTCATCTTCTCGGCAACATGATATTTTTGTGGATTGTCGGTTGTGTTCTTGAACTGGGATGCGGAAGGATTTTATATACCGGCATATACCTTTTGGGAGGTCTTCTTTCGGTGGGAGTGTTCTGGCTGGTTTATATGCAAAGTACCGTCCCTCTGGTTGGCGCCTCCGGTGCTATAGCAGGCCTTATGGGAACTTTTACCGTGCTGTTCGGCAAAAAAAAGGTAAACATTTTTTATTCGCTGGGATTTTATTTTAACTATGTGAAAGTACCTGCGATCATTTTGTTGCCCATCTGGATAGGCAACGAGCTATATCAACTCTTCTTCGGTGGAATCAGCCAGGTGGCTTATGTGGCACATATCGGCGGACTTATGGGAGGAGCCATCCTGGGATTCATCAGCCTGAAATTTCCTTTAATTCTGGATGAAAATATCTTTAGGGAAGACCCCAAAGATGAAATTACTCCTCTGATAGAAAAAGCGCTGCAAAGCATCAGTGAGCTGGACATGAAACAGGGTCGCAAGTTGCTGAATCAAGTTCTTGAAAAAGAACCGGGCAACTTAACCGCGCTGACCCATCTGTATAACGTGGAAAAACATACCCCTGAAAGCCTCAGGTTCCATGAAACGGCAAAGAAGCTGCTTTCCCTTCTCATTCAAAACAACGAGTCACCCAAAACAGCATACAATATTTTCCAAGAATATATCAGCCTCTCCAACCGACCCAAACTGTCTCCTCAGCTTTATCTGAGCATAAGCATAATCTGTATTGATACCGGGCACTTTGAAAATGCAAAAAGAATACTCGCCATCCTTTTGAAAAAAAAATCTATCTTGCCGGGTATATCTATGGCACTTTTAAAACTTGCCAACGGTTATCGGCAAAAAGGAATGCACGATCACTGGAGAAAGGTGCTTGTGTTAATCGGCTCTAAATATCCCGACACTCCTGAGGCACAGATTGCTAAAAAAGCCCTGAACGGGTAA
- the icmF gene encoding fused isobutyryl-CoA mutase/GTPase IcmF — MSPETEIYKPRHHVRVITATSLFDGHDASINIFRRILQSTGTEVIHLGHNRSVQEIVDAAVEEDAQGLAVSSYQGGHMEFFKYIVDLLKERKAPHIKVFGGGGGVIVPEEIKELEDYGVSKIYSPEDGAKWGLQGIINHMVEWMDFPRAKEDGFDLDKLTPDNKLLMANIITSLENTKIKNNDQLKNLRAELEKMIANRKVPVIGITGTGGSGKSSLTDEFIQRILHDQKDLHLAIISSDPSRRKTGGALLGDRIRMNAIGNPRVYMRSLATRRSHIEIPDALPDAIKVVQAAGYDLVIAETAGIGQGDSHIIDLVDLSIYVMTSEFGAASQLEKIDMLDFADIIAVNKYEKRGGEDAVRDVRKQVQRNLNDFAKQPEEMSVFGTIASKFNDDGVTAFYHAVLDTIAEKTGIRFESTLPRPEKKVSGSKTIIIPPERTRYLAEISDTVRSYHKQTERQADALRQVWHLKETVETLEGDDKALILRLKEEINQAEKNLDIETTFLIEQWKDLKQKYNEDELVYEVRGREIRLPLYSESLSHQKIRKVSLPSFKDPGEIYRWMRRENLPGYFPYTSGVFPLKRVGEDPTRMFAGEGDPIKTNRRFKMLSADYEAKRLSTAFDSVTLYGYDPERRPDIYGKIGNSGVSICTLDDVKVLYSGFDLCAPNTSVSMTINGPAPIMLAMFLNTAIDQQVDQYIEEKGKKPSKKTYDKIRDEVLSNVRGTIQADILKEDQGQNTCIFSIDFALKMMGDIQDFFIDKKVRNFYSVSISGYHIAEAGANPISQLAFTLANGFTYVEYYLSRGMPLDSFCPNLSFFFSNGMDPEYTVIGRVARRIWAVAMRDKYGASTRSQMLKYHIQTSGRSLHSQDIQFNDIRTTLQALCAIYDNCQSLHTNAFDEAITTPSSESVRRALAIQMIINREWGLAKNENTLQGSFIVEELTDLVEEAVLMEFDKITERGGVLGAMETGYQRSKIQEESIYYEMLKHEGKYPIIGVNTFRDPDADEAGDLVEGPSCLELARATEEEKESQLKRLAQFQKRHEKQAPEALKRLQQVALRGENIFAELMDTVRCCSMGQITNALYDVGGQYRRNM, encoded by the coding sequence ATGAGTCCTGAAACTGAAATATACAAACCCAGACATCATGTAAGGGTGATCACGGCAACGTCACTTTTTGATGGTCATGATGCATCCATCAATATTTTTCGCAGGATTTTGCAGTCAACCGGAACAGAGGTCATCCATCTGGGGCATAACCGATCCGTCCAGGAGATTGTGGATGCCGCGGTTGAGGAAGATGCCCAGGGTTTAGCCGTATCCAGTTATCAGGGCGGCCATATGGAATTTTTTAAATATATCGTCGATCTTCTCAAAGAAAGAAAAGCTCCTCATATCAAGGTGTTCGGTGGTGGAGGTGGGGTGATTGTTCCCGAGGAAATAAAGGAGCTCGAAGACTATGGTGTTTCCAAGATTTATTCCCCGGAAGATGGAGCTAAATGGGGACTTCAGGGAATCATTAACCACATGGTAGAGTGGATGGATTTCCCCAGGGCCAAAGAGGATGGCTTTGATCTGGACAAACTGACACCGGACAATAAACTGTTAATGGCCAATATAATCACCTCGTTGGAAAATACAAAAATAAAAAACAACGACCAGCTGAAAAATCTTCGGGCAGAACTGGAAAAAATGATCGCCAATCGAAAAGTCCCTGTCATTGGTATCACCGGTACCGGCGGCTCCGGCAAATCTTCTTTAACCGACGAGTTTATTCAGCGAATTCTTCATGATCAAAAAGACCTTCATCTGGCGATAATAAGCAGCGACCCTTCCAGGCGTAAGACAGGCGGAGCATTACTGGGTGACAGAATCAGGATGAATGCCATTGGAAACCCAAGAGTTTACATGCGAAGCCTTGCCACCCGGCGTTCTCATATCGAAATCCCCGACGCCCTTCCTGATGCAATTAAAGTCGTCCAGGCGGCAGGCTACGACCTGGTTATTGCTGAAACAGCTGGAATCGGGCAGGGAGATTCTCACATTATCGACCTGGTGGATCTCTCTATTTATGTGATGACCAGTGAGTTTGGAGCCGCTTCACAATTGGAAAAAATTGACATGCTCGATTTTGCCGATATTATCGCGGTCAATAAGTATGAAAAAAGGGGCGGTGAGGATGCGGTACGGGATGTGCGTAAACAGGTGCAGCGTAACTTAAACGATTTTGCCAAACAACCGGAGGAAATGTCGGTATTCGGAACCATCGCCTCCAAATTTAACGATGACGGAGTAACCGCTTTTTATCATGCCGTTTTGGATACCATTGCGGAAAAAACCGGGATCCGATTCGAGTCTACCCTGCCCAGACCGGAAAAAAAAGTATCCGGTTCAAAAACCATCATTATTCCTCCGGAACGTACCCGTTATCTTGCCGAAATATCCGATACGGTAAGATCCTACCATAAACAAACGGAAAGACAGGCCGATGCGCTTCGACAGGTCTGGCATTTAAAAGAGACTGTTGAAACCCTTGAGGGTGATGATAAAGCACTTATTTTACGACTTAAAGAAGAAATAAACCAAGCGGAAAAAAATCTGGATATAGAAACCACATTTTTGATTGAACAATGGAAAGACCTGAAACAAAAGTACAATGAAGATGAACTGGTATATGAAGTTCGTGGACGGGAAATCCGGCTTCCTCTATACTCGGAGTCACTGTCCCATCAAAAGATTCGTAAGGTTTCCCTTCCTTCGTTTAAAGATCCGGGAGAAATCTACCGGTGGATGAGAAGAGAGAATCTACCCGGATACTTTCCTTACACATCCGGTGTGTTTCCTTTGAAACGGGTGGGGGAGGATCCCACCCGCATGTTTGCCGGAGAAGGCGATCCGATCAAAACAAACCGTCGTTTCAAAATGTTATCTGCCGATTATGAAGCCAAAAGATTGTCTACCGCTTTTGATTCGGTAACCCTCTATGGATATGATCCTGAAAGACGCCCGGATATCTATGGTAAAATAGGCAACTCCGGGGTAAGCATTTGCACACTGGATGATGTTAAAGTGCTTTACAGCGGATTTGATCTGTGCGCCCCCAATACATCAGTTTCCATGACAATTAATGGACCCGCCCCTATTATGCTGGCCATGTTTCTAAACACAGCCATTGATCAGCAGGTAGACCAGTATATCGAAGAGAAAGGGAAAAAGCCGTCTAAAAAAACTTACGATAAGATTCGTGACGAGGTCTTGTCCAATGTTCGCGGTACCATCCAGGCAGATATTCTAAAGGAGGATCAGGGCCAAAACACCTGCATTTTCTCCATTGACTTTGCGCTTAAAATGATGGGAGATATTCAGGACTTTTTTATAGATAAAAAAGTCCGCAACTTCTACTCCGTTTCCATATCAGGCTATCATATTGCAGAAGCCGGTGCCAACCCCATCTCCCAGCTTGCCTTTACACTGGCCAACGGTTTTACCTATGTGGAATACTACCTGTCTCGTGGTATGCCCCTTGACAGTTTCTGTCCCAATCTTTCTTTTTTCTTTTCCAACGGCATGGACCCGGAATATACCGTCATCGGGCGAGTCGCCCGACGTATCTGGGCCGTTGCCATGCGGGATAAATATGGAGCCTCCACCCGCAGCCAGATGCTCAAGTATCATATTCAGACCTCAGGCCGCTCCCTGCATAGCCAGGATATTCAATTCAACGATATACGCACCACTCTGCAGGCGCTGTGTGCCATATATGACAACTGCCAGAGCCTGCACACCAATGCCTTTGACGAAGCCATTACCACACCCAGCAGCGAATCAGTGAGACGCGCTCTGGCGATACAAATGATTATCAACAGAGAGTGGGGCCTGGCTAAAAATGAGAATACGCTGCAGGGAAGTTTTATTGTTGAAGAGCTGACCGATCTGGTTGAAGAAGCCGTACTGATGGAATTTGACAAGATCACCGAACGCGGTGGTGTTCTCGGAGCCATGGAAACCGGGTATCAGCGCAGCAAGATTCAGGAGGAATCGATTTATTACGAAATGCTGAAACATGAAGGGAAATACCCCATTATCGGTGTCAATACATTCCGGGATCCGGATGCCGATGAGGCCGGTGACCTGGTTGAAGGACCCTCCTGTCTCGAACTGGCCCGGGCAACGGAAGAGGAAAAGGAGTCCCAGTTAAAACGCCTGGCACAATTTCAAAAACGCCATGAAAAACAAGCACCGGAAGCACTGAAGCGACTTCAACAGGTGGCGCTCAGAGGTGAGAATATATTCGCTGAACTAATGGATACCGTTCGCTGCTGCAGTATGGGCCAAATTACCAATGCACTGTATGATGTCGGTGGGCAGTATAGAAGAAATATGTAA
- a CDS encoding ACT domain-containing protein produces the protein MVRTEISLFMRNVPGELGKLATLFADEGINIDALTIQDASSYVQELFKARGKSIKRIASVASYNSMRKDSVEFALIRLLVGDTDKAVDLLAKNEYVFDVMPVIALELENRPGEMAKITTKFGEEGININYVYGSVSSPDEKCLFVFCPEDIDAAAKIFQE, from the coding sequence ATGGTAAGAACTGAAATATCGCTTTTTATGAGGAATGTTCCTGGTGAGCTTGGCAAACTGGCCACACTTTTCGCAGATGAGGGAATTAATATAGATGCGCTGACCATACAGGATGCATCAAGTTATGTGCAGGAGCTTTTCAAGGCAAGGGGGAAATCGATCAAACGAATCGCTTCCGTTGCCAGCTATAATTCGATGCGAAAGGACTCGGTGGAATTTGCCTTAATACGTCTTTTGGTGGGTGATACTGACAAGGCTGTGGATTTACTGGCAAAAAATGAATATGTGTTTGACGTTATGCCGGTAATTGCCCTTGAGCTGGAAAATCGGCCCGGCGAAATGGCTAAGATAACCACCAAGTTCGGGGAAGAAGGTATAAACATCAATTATGTTTATGGCTCGGTTTCTTCACCGGATGAGAAATGTCTTTTTGTATTCTGTCCTGAAGATATAGATGCGGCGGCAAAGATTTTCCAAGAATAA
- a CDS encoding TetR/AcrR family transcriptional regulator, translated as MIQQSAGTKDVATQIKNPDLVERRRQQIVGAAARLFIEKGFHKTTTRQIAQAAGFSIGSLYEYVASKEDVLYLVCESIHAEVEQGVSQALNRVSGGKALVAEVIREYFLVCHRMSDFILLVYQETQSLPAQWKKRVLENELRITGLIVKVLADIVSSGDFPHLNERSIELAAHNITVLGHMWTFRRWFLSRHYSIEDYIKYQTDFVIGALT; from the coding sequence ATGATTCAGCAATCTGCCGGAACAAAAGACGTTGCCACTCAAATAAAAAACCCTGACCTTGTTGAACGGAGACGACAACAAATCGTTGGTGCCGCCGCAAGACTTTTTATTGAAAAAGGCTTTCATAAAACAACCACCCGCCAGATTGCCCAAGCCGCCGGTTTTTCAATAGGGTCACTGTATGAGTATGTGGCCTCAAAAGAGGATGTCCTATACCTGGTTTGCGAGTCCATTCATGCTGAAGTGGAACAGGGGGTTTCCCAGGCATTAAACCGAGTATCCGGCGGAAAAGCACTTGTGGCGGAAGTGATACGGGAATATTTTCTGGTATGTCATCGTATGAGTGATTTTATTCTCCTTGTGTATCAGGAAACACAGTCTTTACCTGCGCAATGGAAGAAAAGGGTCCTGGAAAACGAACTTCGAATTACCGGACTTATAGTTAAAGTCCTGGCCGACATTGTATCATCCGGAGATTTTCCCCATCTGAATGAACGCTCCATTGAGCTGGCAGCGCATAATATTACTGTTTTAGGCCATATGTGGACATTCCGACGCTGGTTCCTTTCCCGCCATTACAGTATTGAAGATTATATCAAATATCAGACTGATTTTGTCATTGGCGCTTTAACCTAA
- the sixA gene encoding phosphohistidine phosphatase SixA, with product MALFLVQHGKSLSKDVDPGQGLSKQGISESKRIAAVSKDYSIHVTQINYSTKTRARQTAEIFASALQPPGGIHEKIGLKPLDDVVVIADNIESKDNVMLIGHLPFMERLTAYLITGSMEKTVFKFQNSGVVCLDKDPDTRSWVIKWTIMPNIS from the coding sequence ATGGCACTTTTTCTGGTACAACACGGAAAGAGCCTTTCTAAGGATGTGGATCCTGGTCAAGGTCTTTCAAAACAAGGAATAAGTGAATCCAAACGGATTGCAGCTGTTTCAAAAGATTACTCCATTCATGTGACGCAAATAAATTACAGCACCAAAACAAGAGCCCGGCAGACCGCTGAAATTTTTGCTTCAGCCCTTCAACCTCCTGGCGGTATTCATGAAAAAATCGGGTTAAAGCCCCTTGACGATGTGGTCGTTATCGCCGACAACATAGAAAGCAAAGATAACGTCATGCTTATCGGCCATCTTCCGTTTATGGAAAGACTGACCGCCTACCTGATAACCGGTTCTATGGAAAAGACTGTATTTAAGTTCCAAAACAGTGGGGTTGTATGTCTGGACAAAGATCCCGACACCCGTTCATGGGTGATCAAATGGACCATTATGCCGAATATCAGTTAG
- a CDS encoding exopolyphosphatase has translation MRIVTRPDFDGVVCAALLYEAEKINEPVKWVEPGDMQKGMIEIRPGDIIANLPYHEKCSLWFDHHYTNTISKLFNGAFKIAPSAAGIIYEYYRDKFTQDYSELIKQTDKIDSADLSLDEVRHPENYPYLLLSMTISGRIETEEAYWNRVVHLLRRFEIGAIINDQEVSERFNLVKSNNKKYKALLKKHTKIKNHVSITDFRSLDETPEGNRFLAYSLFPQSSVNVKIRYDDKERQMIAISVGHSIFNKNCHVNVGLLLSSFEGGGHQGAAACRFHVSKADDYVGKIIEVLVKNEPIED, from the coding sequence ATGAGAATTGTAACGCGACCTGATTTTGACGGCGTTGTCTGTGCGGCACTTCTGTATGAGGCAGAAAAAATTAATGAACCGGTGAAGTGGGTTGAACCCGGTGATATGCAGAAAGGTATGATTGAAATCAGACCGGGTGATATTATTGCAAACCTGCCTTATCACGAAAAATGCTCATTATGGTTTGATCATCATTATACCAATACAATCAGTAAATTATTTAACGGAGCATTTAAGATAGCCCCGTCAGCAGCAGGTATCATCTATGAATATTACCGAGATAAATTTACCCAGGATTATAGCGAACTTATTAAACAGACTGATAAAATCGATTCGGCGGACTTATCTTTAGATGAGGTTCGGCATCCTGAAAATTACCCCTATTTACTGTTATCCATGACGATTTCAGGGCGAATTGAAACCGAGGAGGCTTACTGGAACAGAGTGGTTCATTTGCTAAGAAGGTTTGAAATTGGGGCGATTATTAACGATCAAGAAGTCAGTGAGCGTTTCAATTTAGTTAAAAGTAATAACAAAAAATATAAAGCGCTGTTGAAAAAACACACCAAGATAAAGAACCATGTGTCGATTACTGATTTTCGTTCCTTAGACGAAACACCGGAGGGAAATCGTTTCCTGGCTTATTCGCTATTTCCCCAATCATCGGTAAATGTTAAAATTCGCTATGATGATAAAGAGAGGCAGATGATTGCGATAAGTGTCGGACACAGCATTTTCAATAAAAACTGCCATGTAAATGTCGGTCTTTTACTTTCCAGTTTTGAAGGCGGCGGGCATCAAGGCGCTGCTGCCTGCCGTTTTCATGTCAGCAAGGCGGATGATTATGTTGGGAAAATAATAGAAGTATTAGTAAAAAATGAGCCGATTGAAGATTGA
- a CDS encoding efflux transporter outer membrane subunit, translating into MNRQQLFLLVGIVLFLEGCSLAPHYTQPQAPIPAEWPKGVAYKDMQAGSGAPTVSELSRQEFFTDEKLQKIIEIALSNNRDLRLAALNVERARALYGIQRAELFPAVNAVGAWGKQRRSADLISPGDPRKIEQYSVDLGIAAWEIDFFGRIRSLKDRALEEYLSTEQARRSAQIALVSEVARVYMTLAADRENLKLARSTLETQKAGYGLIQKRFDVGLATELDLRRAQIPVDTARGDIARYRQLVAQDQNALNLLAGSPVPKDLMPVNLSGVNPPQEIFPGLSSNVLLSRPDIIAAEHRLKGAYAFIGAARAALFPRISLTTSVGTASDELSGLFSSGSGTWNFAPQIVLPIFDARTWAALRVSKADREIILTQYEKAIQTAFRDVADALAMQGTINQQVSAQQSLVNAVKETYRLSNKRYATGIDSYLGVLDAQRSLYAVQQGLISIRLAMLANQVRLYAVLGGGSE; encoded by the coding sequence ATGAATAGACAACAGTTGTTTTTACTGGTTGGAATAGTCCTTTTCCTGGAAGGTTGCTCCCTGGCTCCACATTATACACAGCCCCAGGCGCCCATCCCTGCTGAGTGGCCGAAAGGTGTGGCATACAAAGACATGCAGGCCGGGTCCGGAGCACCGACAGTCTCGGAGCTCAGCCGACAGGAATTTTTTACCGACGAAAAGCTTCAAAAGATTATTGAAATAGCCTTGAGCAACAACCGTGATCTGCGACTTGCCGCCTTGAATGTGGAAAGGGCGCGCGCTCTGTACGGCATTCAACGGGCTGAGCTGTTTCCTGCGGTTAATGCCGTGGGGGCGTGGGGCAAACAGCGCCGCTCTGCCGATCTTATCAGTCCCGGAGATCCGAGGAAAATAGAACAATACAGTGTTGATCTGGGTATCGCTGCCTGGGAGATTGATTTTTTCGGCCGCATCCGCAGCCTGAAAGATCGGGCGCTGGAAGAATACCTGTCCACAGAGCAGGCCCGTCGCAGCGCACAGATAGCGCTGGTGTCCGAGGTTGCCAGGGTGTACATGACCCTTGCCGCAGATCGGGAAAATCTTAAGCTGGCCAGGTCCACCCTTGAAACCCAGAAAGCCGGTTACGGTTTAATTCAAAAGCGTTTTGATGTCGGGCTTGCAACCGAATTGGATCTGCGTCGAGCACAAATCCCGGTAGATACAGCCCGGGGAGATATTGCTCGCTACAGGCAACTGGTTGCGCAAGATCAAAACGCTCTCAACCTTCTGGCCGGTTCTCCGGTACCTAAAGATCTTATGCCGGTGAATCTAAGCGGTGTTAATCCTCCCCAAGAAATTTTCCCAGGTTTATCTTCCAACGTGCTTCTGAGTCGGCCTGATATTATTGCGGCGGAACATCGGCTCAAGGGCGCTTACGCCTTTATCGGCGCGGCACGGGCCGCTTTATTTCCGCGCATTTCTCTGACGACCTCAGTGGGAACCGCAAGTGACGAGCTTTCGGGTCTCTTCAGCTCCGGCTCGGGTACCTGGAACTTTGCGCCACAGATAGTTCTACCGATTTTTGACGCCCGTACCTGGGCAGCGCTACGGGTAAGCAAAGCCGATCGGGAAATCATCCTGACCCAGTATGAGAAAGCCATTCAGACGGCCTTCAGAGATGTAGCCGATGCTCTTGCCATGCAGGGCACCATAAATCAACAGGTATCTGCGCAACAATCTCTGGTCAATGCGGTTAAAGAAACATACCGCCTCTCCAATAAGCGCTATGCTACGGGGATCGACAGCTACCTGGGCGTCCTTGATGCGCAACGATCCCTCTATGCAGTGCAACAGGGGCTTATCAGCATTCGCCTGGCCATGCTTGCCAATCAGGTAAGACTTTACGCAGTATTGGGCGGGGGAAGTGAATGA
- a CDS encoding acetyl-CoA C-acetyltransferase, protein MKDAVIVSAVRTPLGSFNGSLGKIGATDLGALVIKEAIRRAKIKKEIVDEVMMGQVLPLSYGQNPAKQAAVKAGMPWEAECITVNKVCGSSLKTVMLAAQAIQLGDADVVVAGGMENMSMAPYYLEKGRFGYRMGHGQFVDSMIHDGLWDIVNDFHMGISNELCSEKYNVSREDQDRYAAQSYKRAMESISSGRFKDEIVPVEIPQRKGDPVVFSQDECPQETSYEILSKMKGAFKKDGLGTAGNASIISDGAAAVVVMSKQKAEELGCEIMATIGAQASFGLDMKYVLVAPIWAIPKCLNKEGLKIDDVDLYEVNEAFSGSTVAVLKELGLNPAIVNVNGGSVALGHPIGASGCRVLVTLLYEMIKQNKKTGLASLCLGGGEAVAMVVKR, encoded by the coding sequence ATGAAAGACGCAGTAATCGTCAGTGCGGTCAGAACGCCTTTGGGCAGTTTTAACGGGTCATTGGGCAAAATCGGTGCGACCGACTTGGGTGCTCTGGTGATAAAAGAGGCCATCCGGCGTGCAAAGATAAAAAAGGAAATTGTGGATGAAGTCATGATGGGACAGGTGCTGCCCCTGAGTTACGGTCAAAATCCTGCAAAGCAGGCGGCTGTAAAAGCCGGTATGCCATGGGAGGCAGAATGCATTACCGTTAACAAAGTGTGCGGGTCTTCCCTGAAAACCGTCATGCTTGCCGCCCAGGCTATTCAGCTTGGCGACGCGGATGTTGTGGTCGCCGGGGGCATGGAAAACATGAGCATGGCGCCATACTATCTGGAAAAGGGTCGTTTCGGGTATCGTATGGGCCACGGCCAGTTTGTAGACAGCATGATCCACGATGGGCTCTGGGATATTGTCAACGATTTTCATATGGGTATTTCCAATGAGCTTTGTTCGGAAAAATATAATGTCAGCCGTGAAGATCAGGATCGATATGCGGCCCAGTCGTATAAACGTGCCATGGAATCAATAAGTTCAGGCCGATTTAAAGATGAAATTGTCCCTGTTGAAATTCCTCAAAGAAAAGGTGATCCGGTTGTTTTTAGCCAGGATGAATGCCCCCAGGAGACCAGTTATGAAATTTTATCCAAAATGAAGGGTGCATTTAAAAAAGATGGGCTCGGTACTGCAGGAAATGCCTCCATCATCAGTGACGGTGCGGCAGCAGTCGTCGTCATGTCAAAACAAAAGGCTGAAGAACTGGGCTGTGAGATCATGGCAACCATTGGCGCCCAGGCGTCCTTCGGCCTTGATATGAAATACGTGTTGGTGGCTCCTATCTGGGCGATACCCAAATGCCTGAATAAAGAGGGGCTTAAAATTGACGATGTTGATCTTTACGAGGTTAACGAAGCATTCAGTGGATCAACCGTAGCGGTATTGAAGGAACTTGGACTCAATCCTGCCATTGTAAATGTCAACGGCGGAAGTGTGGCTTTGGGTCATCCAATCGGGGCAAGCGGTTGCCGCGTACTTGTCACCCTGCTCTATGAAATGATAAAGCAGAATAAAAAAACAGGTCTCGCCTCTCTGTGTCTCGGCGGAGGAGAGGCGGTGGCAATGGTTGTTAAACGATAA
- a CDS encoding 3-hydroxybutyryl-CoA dehydrogenase, with the protein MEIKTFGVIGAGQMGNGIAQVAAMSGLDVIMNDIKEEFVERGIGTITKILSRSVDKGKITKEEKDAVLGRIKTSVNLKDMSSADFVVEAATENESLKFQIFRDLDEICAPDVILSTNTSSIPIGRISAQTKRPEKIIGMHFMNPVPVMKLVEVIRGIATSEETFKTTWDLAAKFGKTPAVANDYPGFIANRILMPMINEAVFCLYHNVGTREDIDTVMKLGMNHPMGPLALADLIGLDTCLAIMETLYDGFNDSKYRPCPLLRKYVEVGWLGRKTKRGFYEYG; encoded by the coding sequence ATGGAAATTAAAACATTTGGTGTGATCGGCGCCGGTCAGATGGGAAATGGAATCGCTCAGGTAGCAGCTATGAGTGGTCTTGATGTGATTATGAACGATATCAAGGAAGAATTTGTCGAGCGCGGCATCGGGACGATTACAAAAATTCTGTCCCGCAGTGTCGACAAGGGAAAGATAACTAAGGAAGAAAAAGATGCCGTTTTAGGACGGATTAAAACAAGTGTGAATTTAAAGGATATGTCATCGGCGGATTTTGTGGTGGAAGCCGCTACCGAAAACGAATCGTTGAAGTTTCAGATTTTCAGAGACCTGGATGAAATATGCGCACCTGATGTAATTCTTTCTACCAATACATCTTCCATTCCCATAGGACGAATTTCTGCCCAGACCAAACGTCCGGAAAAAATTATCGGAATGCATTTTATGAATCCCGTACCGGTGATGAAACTGGTGGAAGTCATACGGGGAATAGCCACCTCCGAAGAGACGTTCAAGACGACCTGGGATCTTGCGGCAAAATTCGGCAAAACACCGGCAGTGGCAAACGACTATCCGGGTTTTATCGCCAACCGGATTCTCATGCCCATGATTAACGAGGCTGTTTTCTGTTTGTATCACAATGTGGGAACACGGGAAGATATTGACACGGTAATGAAACTGGGGATGAATCATCCCATGGGTCCCCTTGCCCTTGCCGATCTCATAGGGCTCGATACCTGCCTGGCTATTATGGAAACTCTCTACGATGGGTTCAATGATTCAAAATACCGCCCCTGCCCTCTTTTAAGGAAATATGTGGAAGTAGGCTGGCTTGGCAGAAAGACAAAACGAGGGTTTTACGAATACGGATAA